One window from the genome of Nicotiana tomentosiformis chromosome 5, ASM39032v3, whole genome shotgun sequence encodes:
- the LOC138892918 gene encoding uncharacterized protein — protein sequence MAKYEACILGLILAIDMNIQELLVIEDSDLLVHQVLGEWATKSTKILPYLHCVQDLIKSFTKIDIKHVPRIQNEFADALVTVSSMIQHPDKNFIDPIPIEIRKQLAYCAHVEEEFDGNPWFHDIKEYLEKGEDTQKCTM from the coding sequence atggcaaaaTACGAGGCTTGTATCTTGGGACTCAtattggccattgacatgaatattcaggagttgctggtaatcgAAGATTCAGATCTACTGGTACATCAAGTACTTGGAGAGTGGGCTACCAAGAGCactaaaatattgccatacttgcattgtgtacAAGATTTGATCAAGAGTTTTACAAAGATAGATATCAAACACGTTCCGaggattcagaacgagttcgcAGATGCACTGGTTACcgtatcttccatgatacaacatccagacaagaatttcattgatccTATCCCGATAGAGATTCGTAAGCAgctagcttattgtgctcatgttgaagaagagttcgatggaaatccatggtttcacgatatcaaggagtatttaGAGAAAGGAGAAGACACTCAGAAGTGCACGATGTGA
- the LOC138892919 gene encoding uncharacterized protein: MAEELKKLIGRVQSVEVGNGVEGLNYEDLCIQPDVELPEGYKPHKFEMFDGTDDPKVHLRTYCDKLVGVGKNDQIRMKLFMRNLTGDALSWYISQNQKKWENWVSMVSDFMDIFRFNTENAPDVFYIQNLKKKPTETFREYATRWRLEASKVRPPLEEEQMNKFFVRDHDP, encoded by the coding sequence ATGGCGGAGGAGCTAAAGAAACTGATAGGAAGAGTCCAGAGTGTTGAAGTCGGGAATGGTGTTGAAGGTTTGAACTACGAAGACTTATGTATCcaaccagatgtagaactgccggagggttacaaacctcataagtttgagatgtttgatgGCACCGATGATCCTAAGGTGCATTTGAGAACCtactgtgacaagcttgtaggagtgggcaaGAATGACCAAATCCGCATGAAACTATTCATGCGAAATCTTACAGGTGATGCGTTATCCTGGTATATTAGCCAAAACCAGAAGAAGTGGGAAAACTGGGTAAGCATGGTATCGGATTTCATGGATatattcaggttcaacacagagaacgcaccagacgttttctatatccaaaacctcaagaagaagccaacagaaacttttcgcgagtatgctactcgttggagattAGAGGCTTCCAAGGTGAGGCCACCActagaagaagaacaaatgaacaagttcttcgtCAGAGATCATGATCCATAA